One window of Papaver somniferum cultivar HN1 chromosome 9, ASM357369v1, whole genome shotgun sequence genomic DNA carries:
- the LOC113309485 gene encoding protein NRT1/ PTR FAMILY 8.1-like yields the protein MAEQRKVEVVMAEEDYCTQDGTVDYRNNPADKTKTGTWKACPFILGNECCERLAYYGMGTNLVTYLKVQLNQHNVVAVNNVSNWSGTCYVTPLLGAFLADAYLGRYWTIAIFSIIYVFGMTLLTLSASVHGLKPPCDSQGLNCHPNGLQTKICFVALYMIALGTGGIKPCVSSFGADQFDDTDEIEKKRKSSFFNWFYFTINIGALLAASVLVYIQTDVGWSWGFGIPAVAMAIAVVSFFSGTRLYRNQKPGGSPLTRICQVIVATLKKFRVEVPADKSLLYETSDEESVVKGSRKLDHTKTLSFLDKAAVEVQTDHIKGTVNSWSLCTVTQVEELKALIRLLPVWATGIIFATVYGQMGTLFVLQGSSMDISIGKFEIPSASLSIFDTLSVIFWVPVYDRVIVPFARKFTGHKNGFTQLQRMGIGLFISIFAMVAAAILELYRLRLVKKHDYYDLAHVPMSIFWQIPQYFIIGCAEVFMFIGQLEFFYEQAPDAMRSLCSALSLTTVALGNYLSTFLVTIVTDISTKNGKPGWIPDNLNRGHLHYFYFLLAVLSVLNLGAYLLVAKWYTYKKAVGTLR from the exons ATGGCAGAACAAAGGAAAGTAGAAGTAGTAATGGCAGAGGAAGATTACTGTACTCAGGATGGTACAGTAGACTATCGTAATAACCCGGCCGACAAGACGAAGACGGGAACTTGGAAGGCTTGCCCATTTATCTTAG GAAATGAATGCTGCGAGAGATTGGCATATTATGGAATGGGTACAAATCTAGTGACTTATCTGAAAGTGCAACTTAACCAACATAATGTTGTAGCCGTCAATAATGTCTCGAACTGGTCTGGGACTTGTTATGTTACGCCATTACTTGGAGCTTTTCTTGCTGATGCATACCTTGGAAGATATTGGACTATTGCAATTTTCTCTATCATCTATGTTTTT GGAATGACGTTGTTGACACTGTCAGCATCTGTCCATGGACTGAAACCGCCTTGCGACAGCCAAGGATTAAATTGCCATCCAAACGGGCTTCAAACTAAAATATGTTTTGTGGCGCTTTACATGATAGCTCTTGGCACTGGAGGGATTAAACCTTGTGTTTCATCTTTTGGTGCGGATCAGTTTGATGACACAGACGAGATTGAAAAGAAGCGTAAAAGCTCTTTCTTCAACTGGTTTTATTTTACAATTAATATTGGTGCACTCCTAGCTGCATCAGTACTAGTATACATACAGACCGATGTTGGTTGGAGCTGGGGTTTCGGTATCCCAGCAGTTGCCATGGCAATTGCAGTAGTGAGTTTTTTCTCTGGTACTCGGTTATACAGGAACCAGAAACCAGGAGGCAGTCCCCTAACCCGAATCTGTCAAGTAATAGTAGCAACTTTGAAGAAATTTCGGGTTGAAGTTCCAGCAGACAAGTCTCTTCTGTATGAGACCTCAGATGAAGAATCTGTTGTTAAAGGTAGCCGCAAGCTTGATCATACAAAGACATTGAG TTTCCTGGACAAGGCAGCAGTTGAGGTACAAACGGATCACATAAAGGGGACGGTGAATTCTTGGAGTCTCTGTACAGTTACTCAAGTTGAAGAACTCAAAGCGTTAATCCGGTTACTTCCTGTATGGGCCACTGGAATCATCTTTGCAACAGTATACGGTCAAATGGGAACATTGTTTGTTTTACAAGGAAGTAGCATGGACATCAGCATAGGTAAGTTTGAGATACCCTCTGCGTCTCTCTCCATATTCGATACTCTCAGCGTTATCTTCTGGGTCCCAGTTTACGACCGAGTTATCGTCCCATTTGCGAGAAAGTTCACTGGCCATAAAAATGGTTTCACTCAACTGCAAAGAATGGGAATTGGCCTTTTCATTTCTATCTTCGCCATGGTGGCCGCTGCAATTTTGGAGCTCTATAGACTAAGATTAGTGAAGAAACATGACTATTACGACCTGGCGCACGTTCCCATGTCAATATTTTGGCAAATCCCCCAATATTTCATTATCGGTTGCGCTGAGGTTTTCATGTTCATCGGACAGTTAGAGTTCTTCTACGAGCAAGCACCGGATGCCATGAGAAGTTTGTGCTCTGCTCTGTCGCTCACAACTGTTGCGCTAGGGAACTACTTGAGCACCTTCCTCGTTACAATTGTTACAGATATTAGCACAAAAAATGGGAAGCCGGGATGGATACCAGATAACTTGAACAGGGGACACCTTCACTACTTTTATTTCCTCTTGGCAGTTCTGAGTGTTCTGAATCTTGGCGCTTATCTCCTTGTAGCGAAGTGGTATACATATAAGAAGGCAGTCGGAACCCTTCGTTAA
- the LOC113314356 gene encoding U1 small nuclear ribonucleoprotein C-like — MPRYYCDYCDTYLTHDSPSVRKQHNSGYKHKANVRTYYQQFEQEQTQSLIDQKIKEHLGAGGFPQIGGAFNQHLASFPQRPRPPIMLPPGMPMYGSQMPGGQLPPGMMRPPVLPRPAGIPGYGGPPMSMAPPGAPSMPMQMNGLPRPPTMAPPPTVPGGTTPTSNGPPNPGAMYQGNPTPPTSGAFDGYNMNSASSGLHRPTQDDQS, encoded by the exons ATGCCTCG ATACTATTGTGACTATTGCGATACTTACTTGACTCATGATTCG CCTTCTGTCAGAAAGCAGCACAACTCTGGGTACAAACACAAG GCAAATGTTCGTACATATTATCAACAATTCGAACAGGAACAAACCCAAAGTTTGATTGATCAGAAGATCAAAGAGCATCTTGGTGCTGGAGGATTCCCACAAATTGGCGGTGCTTTCAACCAGCATCTTGCCTCTTTCCCACAGAGACCTCGTCCTCCAATCATGCTTCCACCTGGTATGCCTATGTATGGATCACAGATGCCCGGAGGTCAATTACCCCCTGGGATGATGAGGCCACCTGTTCTGCCACGACCAGCTGGTATTCCAG GTTATGGTGGTCCTCCAATGTCAATGGCTCCACCTGGTGCTCCTTCCATGCCCATGCAAATGAATGGTCTGCCGAGGCCTCCCACCATGGCTCCTCCACCAACTGTGCCTGGGGGAACAACCCCTACATCAAATGGCCCCCCTAATCCAGGAGCTATGTATCAAGGTAATCCAACACCGCCTACAAGCGGAGCTTTTGATGGATATAACATGAACAGTGCTTCCTCAGGTTTACATAGACCAACTCAAG ATGATCAAAGTTGA